A stretch of Haemophilus influenzae DNA encodes these proteins:
- a CDS encoding sugar kinase — translation MKKIAFIGECMIELNGKPFAEMWQSYGGDTLNSATYLSRVSSSKEIQVHYVSALGTDNLSKQMLKYWQADGIQTNWVLQDEQHQPGLYLIQLDAQGERTFLYWRNQSAAHYMVQHPDFAKVIAELQQVDVIYLSGISLAILPKNDRTFLIEQLSSLAKKGAEIVFDSNYRPALWDSLEEAQDCYLQLLPSVNIALVTFDDEQALWKDKTSRDTLERLHKIGIPKVIVKCGKNGAIFSDRYLSQYGQVMTEPILNVVDTTSAGDSFNAGFLNGYLRNKPLETCCQQGNRIAGIIIQYKGAIIDKVATSHLQSEFN, via the coding sequence ATGAAAAAAATAGCATTTATCGGCGAGTGTATGATTGAACTCAATGGGAAACCCTTTGCGGAAATGTGGCAAAGTTATGGTGGTGATACCTTAAATTCTGCAACTTATCTTAGTCGAGTAAGTTCATCAAAAGAGATTCAAGTTCATTATGTCTCTGCATTAGGAACTGATAATTTAAGTAAACAAATGCTTAAATATTGGCAAGCTGATGGCATCCAAACAAATTGGGTTTTACAGGATGAACAGCATCAACCAGGTCTTTATCTAATCCAATTAGATGCTCAAGGCGAACGCACGTTCCTTTATTGGCGTAATCAATCTGCAGCACATTATATGGTTCAACATCCGGATTTTGCTAAGGTTATTGCAGAACTTCAGCAAGTTGATGTGATTTATTTAAGTGGTATTTCATTAGCAATCTTACCGAAAAATGACCGCACTTTTTTAATTGAGCAATTATCTTCTTTAGCTAAAAAAGGCGCAGAAATTGTTTTTGATAGTAATTATCGCCCTGCACTTTGGGATTCATTAGAAGAAGCCCAAGATTGTTATTTGCAGCTTTTACCTAGTGTTAATATAGCTTTGGTGACTTTTGATGATGAACAAGCATTATGGAAAGATAAAACATCTAGGGATACTTTAGAACGATTACATAAAATTGGTATACCAAAAGTGATTGTGAAGTGCGGTAAGAATGGTGCTATTTTTTCAGATAGGTATTTATCTCAATATGGGCAAGTGATGACTGAACCTATTTTAAATGTGGTAGATACAACCTCTGCTGGTGATTCTTTTAATGCTGGATTTCTGAACGGTTATTTACGAAATAAACCTCTCGAAACTTGTTGTCAGCAAGGCAATCGTATTGCTGGCATCATCATTCAATATAAAGGTGCGATTATAGATAAAGTCGCAACGTCTCATCTTCAATCTGAATTTAATTAA
- a CDS encoding SDR family oxidoreductase yields MNIAANHNLENKLIIITGAGGVLCSFLAKQLAYTKANIALLDLNFEAADKAAKEINQSGGKAKAYKTNVLELENIKEVRDQIAIDFGTCDILINGAGGNNPKATTDNEFHQFDLNETTRTFFDLDKSGIEFVFNLNYLGSLLPTQVFSKDMLGKQGANIINISSMNAFTPLTKIPAYSGTKAAISNFTQWLAVYFSKVGIRCNAIAPGFLVSNQNRTLLFDTEGKPTDRANKILTNTPMGRFGESEELLGALLFLIDENYSAFVNGVVLPVDGGFSAYSGV; encoded by the coding sequence ATGAATATTGCAGCAAACCATAACTTAGAAAATAAACTAATTATAATCACGGGGGCTGGCGGAGTGCTATGTTCATTTCTAGCTAAGCAGTTAGCGTATACTAAAGCTAATATTGCCTTGTTAGATTTGAATTTCGAGGCAGCAGACAAAGCAGCAAAAGAAATTAACCAATCAGGTGGAAAAGCAAAAGCTTATAAAACTAATGTGTTAGAACTTGAAAATATTAAAGAAGTGCGTGATCAAATAGCTATTGATTTTGGCACTTGTGATATTTTAATTAATGGTGCTGGTGGGAATAATCCAAAAGCGACAACAGATAATGAGTTCCATCAATTTGATTTAAATGAAACGACAAGAACATTCTTTGATTTAGATAAATCTGGTATAGAATTTGTATTTAATCTCAATTACTTAGGTTCATTATTACCAACCCAAGTTTTTTCAAAAGATATGCTTGGTAAACAAGGGGCAAATATTATTAATATTTCCAGTATGAATGCCTTTACACCACTTACAAAGATACCTGCTTACTCTGGTACAAAAGCTGCAATCAGTAATTTTACTCAATGGCTTGCTGTATATTTCTCAAAAGTTGGTATTCGTTGTAATGCTATCGCACCAGGATTTTTAGTTAGTAATCAAAACCGCACTTTATTATTTGATACTGAAGGAAAACCAACAGATAGAGCAAATAAAATCCTCACTAACACACCAATGGGACGTTTTGGTGAGTCAGAAGAATTGCTCGGTGCATTACTTTTCTTAATAGATGAAAATTATTCTGCTTTTGTCAATGGCGTAGTTTTACCTGTTGATGGCGGTTTTTCTGCGTATAGTGGAGTATAG
- the uxaC gene encoding glucuronate isomerase: MKQFMDENFLLSTDTAKILYHDYAKNKPIFDYHCHLNPREVAENRQFNDLAEIWLEGDHYKWRALRTAGVPEELITGKATNYQKYLAWAKTVPLCIGNPIYHWTHLELRRPFGITNMLFNPQNAEKIWHQCNEMLQQPEFSARGIMQKMNVKLVGTTDDPIDSLQYHQAIKNDESFDIDVVPSWRPDKVFKIELPQFNDYLVQLSEIADVDIYTFADLKKALLKRLEYFDAQGCKSADHGMEIVRFSAIPDESVLNSILQKRLQNQPLLEEEVAQFSTAILVWLASEYCKRHWVMQMHIGAIRNNNSRMFALLGADSGFDSIGDRTYAYPLSRLLDAMDKENQLPKTILYCLNPRDNEMIASMIGNFQGDGIAGKIQFGSGWWFNDQKDGMERQLQQLSQLGLLSQFVGMLTDSRSFLSYTRHEYFRRILCEMIGGWVEKGEAPNDISLLGKMIEDICFNNAKNYFK, translated from the coding sequence ATGAAGCAATTTATGGATGAAAATTTCCTTCTTTCAACGGATACAGCAAAAATTCTCTATCATGATTATGCCAAAAATAAACCTATTTTTGATTATCACTGTCATTTAAATCCAAGAGAAGTGGCGGAAAATCGTCAATTTAATGATTTAGCTGAAATTTGGCTAGAGGGTGATCACTACAAATGGCGAGCTTTGCGTACAGCTGGAGTACCAGAAGAATTGATTACAGGGAAGGCTACTAACTATCAAAAATATTTGGCTTGGGCGAAAACAGTCCCCCTTTGTATTGGTAATCCAATTTATCACTGGACACATTTAGAATTACGCCGTCCTTTTGGTATAACCAATATGTTATTTAATCCGCAAAATGCGGAAAAAATTTGGCATCAATGTAATGAAATGTTGCAACAACCTGAATTTTCTGCGCGAGGCATTATGCAGAAAATGAACGTGAAATTAGTGGGGACAACAGATGATCCCATTGATTCTTTGCAATATCATCAAGCAATCAAGAATGATGAAAGTTTTGATATTGATGTTGTACCAAGTTGGCGACCTGATAAAGTATTCAAAATTGAGTTGCCACAATTTAATGACTACCTTGTACAGTTAAGTGAAATTGCAGATGTAGATATTTATACGTTTGCAGATTTAAAAAAAGCGTTGTTAAAACGTCTCGAATATTTTGATGCTCAAGGTTGTAAATCTGCTGATCATGGTATGGAAATTGTCCGTTTTTCAGCTATTCCAGATGAATCAGTATTGAATAGTATTTTACAAAAACGTTTGCAAAATCAACCGCTCTTGGAAGAAGAAGTTGCTCAATTTAGTACTGCAATTTTAGTCTGGTTGGCTTCGGAATATTGTAAACGTCACTGGGTAATGCAAATGCATATTGGTGCAATACGTAACAATAATAGTCGAATGTTTGCTTTACTCGGTGCAGATAGTGGCTTTGATTCCATTGGTGATCGAACTTATGCATATCCCCTCTCTCGTTTGTTAGATGCAATGGATAAGGAAAATCAACTGCCTAAAACTATTTTATATTGCTTAAATCCTCGAGATAATGAAATGATCGCTAGTATGATCGGAAACTTTCAAGGCGATGGTATTGCAGGGAAAATACAGTTTGGTTCTGGATGGTGGTTTAACGATCAAAAAGACGGAATGGAACGTCAGTTACAACAGCTTTCTCAATTAGGGTTACTCAGTCAATTTGTTGGAATGCTAACTGATTCACGTAGTTTTTTATCTTACACTCGCCATGAGTATTTCCGCCGTATTTTGTGTGAAATGATTGGTGGATGGGTTGAAAAAGGTGAAGCTCCAAATGACATTTCATTACTGGGTAAAATGATTGAAGATATTTGTTTCAACAATGCAAAAAATTATTTTAAATAG
- a CDS encoding bifunctional 4-hydroxy-2-oxoglutarate aldolase/2-dehydro-3-deoxy-phosphogluconate aldolase has translation MSYTTQQIIEKLRELKIVPVIALDNADDILPLADTLAKNGLPVAEITFRSEAAADAIRLLRANRPDFLIAAGTVLTAEQVVLAKSSGADFVVTPGFNPKIVKLCQDLNFPITPGVNNPMAIEIALEMGISAVKFFPAEASGGVKMIKALLGPYAQLQIMPTGGIGLHNIRDYLAIPNIVACGGSWFVEKKLIQSKNWDEIGRLVREVIEIIK, from the coding sequence ATGTCATACACAACTCAACAAATTATTGAAAAACTTCGTGAACTCAAAATTGTGCCTGTAATTGCGTTGGATAATGCAGACGATATTTTGCCGCTAGCAGATACGTTGGCTAAAAATGGTTTACCTGTGGCAGAGATTACTTTTCGCTCTGAAGCAGCGGCAGATGCGATCCGTTTGTTGCGTGCAAATAGACCTGACTTTTTAATTGCTGCCGGTACAGTTTTAACTGCGGAACAAGTAGTTTTAGCTAAAAGTAGTGGGGCGGATTTTGTGGTAACACCAGGATTTAATCCAAAAATTGTGAAATTATGTCAAGATTTAAATTTTCCAATAACACCAGGGGTGAATAATCCTATGGCAATTGAAATTGCATTAGAAATGGGAATTTCGGCGGTAAAATTTTTCCCTGCAGAGGCTTCAGGCGGAGTGAAAATGATTAAAGCATTGCTCGGTCCTTATGCTCAATTACAGATAATGCCGACTGGTGGTATAGGGCTTCATAACATAAGGGATTATCTTGCTATTCCTAATATTGTTGCTTGTGGAGGCTCTTGGTTTGTGGAGAAAAAATTGATTCAATCCAAAAATTGGGATGAAATTGGACGATTAGTCAGAGAAGTGATTGAGATTATTAAATAA
- a CDS encoding zinc ribbon domain-containing protein YjdM yields the protein MDQMPNCPKCQSEYVYHDSINFVCPDCGNEWDNNEIQESDDDQLIVKDSNGNLLAEGDNVLLIKDLKLKGSSEVLKKGTKFKNIRLVNGDHNVDCGKIMLKSEFLKKA from the coding sequence ATGGATCAAATGCCTAATTGCCCAAAATGTCAAAGTGAATACGTTTACCACGATTCAATTAATTTTGTTTGCCCTGATTGCGGTAATGAATGGGATAATAATGAAATTCAAGAATCAGATGACGATCAACTAATCGTAAAAGACAGCAATGGGAATTTGCTTGCAGAAGGCGACAATGTACTTTTGATTAAAGATTTAAAATTAAAAGGTTCATCAGAAGTATTGAAAAAAGGTACAAAATTCAAAAACATCCGCTTAGTAAATGGCGATCATAATGTCGATTGCGGCAAAATCATGTTGAAATCTGAGTTTTTGAAAAAGGCTTAA
- a CDS encoding YtfJ family protein — MKKQILALVCGVMFSSSTWAHNLQLEQSLPAVQVTEYGEIVLSGKDTAFQPWGSAELAGKVRVVHHLAGRTAAKEKNQSMIDAIKASHFNPVKYQTTTIINADDAIVGTGMFVKNSAQKGKQENPHSQVVLDDKSAVKNAWGLNSKDSAIIVLDKTGKVKFVKEGKLFDSDIQTVISLVNGLTK; from the coding sequence ATGAAAAAACAAATTCTTGCCTTAGTTTGTGGCGTAATGTTTAGTAGTTCAACTTGGGCACACAATTTGCAATTAGAGCAATCTTTACCAGCAGTGCAAGTAACGGAGTACGGTGAAATTGTGCTTTCAGGAAAAGATACTGCGTTTCAACCTTGGGGTTCTGCGGAATTAGCGGGTAAAGTGCGTGTTGTTCATCATTTAGCGGGTAGAACGGCTGCAAAAGAGAAAAATCAGTCGATGATTGATGCGATAAAAGCATCCCATTTTAATCCTGTAAAATACCAAACAACCACTATTATTAATGCGGATGATGCGATTGTTGGTACAGGTATGTTTGTAAAAAATAGTGCACAAAAAGGCAAACAGGAAAATCCACATAGTCAAGTTGTGTTAGATGATAAAAGTGCGGTAAAAAATGCTTGGGGATTAAATTCTAAAGATAGTGCAATTATCGTGTTAGACAAAACGGGAAAAGTAAAATTTGTGAAAGAAGGAAAATTGTTTGATAGCGATATTCAGACTGTTATTTCACTAGTGAATGGATTGACCAAATAA
- a CDS encoding Bax inhibitor-1/YccA family membrane protein yields MQSRLIVDAQKESLLSTHKVLRNTYFLLGLTMAFSAVVAFISMSLNLPYPNIIVLLVGFYGLLFLTNKLADRPAGILAAFAFTGFMGYTIGPILNMYVARGMEDLIMLAFAGTAIVFFACSAYVLTTKKDMSFLSSAMFALFIVLLLGMVASFFFQIPALSVAISALFVVFSTMTILYETSNIIHGGETNYIRATVNIYVSIYNLFLSLLRLLSIFSSDE; encoded by the coding sequence ATGCAATCACGTCTTATTGTGGATGCTCAAAAAGAATCGTTACTCAGCACACATAAAGTGTTGCGTAACACGTATTTTTTACTGGGATTAACAATGGCTTTTTCAGCGGTTGTTGCGTTTATTTCAATGAGCTTAAACTTGCCTTATCCAAATATTATTGTGTTACTAGTGGGTTTTTATGGCTTACTTTTCTTAACCAATAAATTAGCTGATCGCCCTGCTGGTATTTTGGCGGCCTTTGCTTTCACTGGATTTATGGGATACACCATCGGGCCAATTTTAAATATGTATGTGGCACGTGGAATGGAAGATTTGATTATGCTTGCATTCGCAGGAACTGCTATCGTATTTTTTGCGTGTTCCGCTTATGTATTGACTACGAAAAAAGATATGTCATTTTTATCAAGCGCAATGTTCGCATTATTTATTGTGTTATTGCTTGGTATGGTGGCGAGTTTCTTCTTCCAAATTCCTGCGTTATCGGTCGCAATTAGTGCATTATTTGTAGTGTTCTCAACAATGACCATTTTGTATGAAACCAGTAATATTATTCACGGTGGAGAAACAAATTACATTCGCGCAACCGTGAACATCTATGTTTCAATCTACAATTTATTCTTGAGTTTATTAAGATTACTTTCTATCTTTTCAAGTGATGAATAA
- a CDS encoding YcjF family protein: MEKQIFEHSVNVEEEHYQPKQEFHNMEAKLDEALDGELLDAQLEQALKPKSSFRKTLLKFTALLFGLATVAQSMQWIWDSYQQHQWIYLAFALVSLIIILLGIKEIIGEWRRLVRLKKREQWQQQSQQIWLESAVKNGDVFSVHNAEKSKILCLDIAESLGLENDSPAVIQWQHQLNEAYSAQEIAHLFSRHVLSSFDAQAKKLISKMAAESAVIVAISPLAVVDMFFIAWRNLRLMNKIAEIYGIELGYFSRIRLLRMVLVNIAFAGATEVAQDIGMDWLSQDVTAKLSTRIAQGIGVGLLTARLGVKAMELCRPLAFQLNEKPKLSHIQQELLSSVKDIVLGKNKIYKKEQI; encoded by the coding sequence ATGGAAAAACAAATTTTTGAACATTCAGTTAATGTAGAGGAAGAACACTATCAGCCCAAGCAAGAATTCCATAATATGGAAGCAAAGCTAGATGAAGCGTTGGATGGAGAGTTACTTGATGCTCAACTTGAACAAGCATTGAAACCAAAATCCAGTTTTAGAAAAACTTTATTAAAATTTACCGCACTTTTATTTGGCTTGGCGACGGTTGCACAATCCATGCAGTGGATTTGGGATAGCTATCAACAACATCAATGGATTTATCTTGCTTTTGCTTTAGTCAGTTTGATTATCATTTTATTGGGGATTAAAGAGATTATTGGCGAGTGGCGACGTTTAGTTCGTTTAAAAAAACGTGAGCAATGGCAACAACAAAGTCAGCAGATTTGGTTAGAAAGTGCGGTAAAAAATGGCGATGTTTTTTCCGTTCATAACGCAGAAAAAAGTAAAATTCTTTGCTTAGATATTGCAGAATCTTTAGGTTTGGAAAATGATTCTCCAGCGGTAATTCAATGGCAACACCAATTAAATGAAGCTTATTCGGCGCAAGAAATTGCTCATTTATTCAGTCGTCATGTTTTGTCTTCTTTTGATGCACAAGCTAAAAAATTGATTAGTAAAATGGCAGCTGAATCAGCTGTGATTGTCGCGATTAGTCCACTTGCTGTAGTGGATATGTTTTTTATCGCGTGGCGCAATCTTCGATTAATGAATAAGATTGCTGAAATTTATGGGATTGAATTAGGGTATTTTTCACGTATTAGATTGTTAAGAATGGTATTGGTCAATATCGCTTTTGCTGGAGCAACCGAAGTGGCACAAGATATTGGAATGGATTGGCTTTCTCAAGATGTGACAGCAAAATTATCTACACGTATCGCTCAAGGAATTGGTGTGGGATTACTCACTGCTAGATTAGGCGTGAAAGCAATGGAACTTTGTCGTCCGTTAGCATTTCAATTAAACGAAAAACCAAAACTCTCACATATTCAACAGGAATTACTTAGTTCGGTAAAAGATATTGTTCTCGGTAAAAATAAAATTTACAAAAAGGAGCAAATCTGA
- a CDS encoding TIGR01621 family pseudouridine synthase gives MEIEVVYQHSDFIIINKSEGISVHKDQEEQGLTELVAKQLNVPKVWLVHRLDKVTSGLLILALNAESAAEFSRLFSEHKIHKTYLALSNQKPKKKQGLIIGDMKKSREGAWKLCQTKENPAITRFASVSCEPNLRLFILKPQTGKTHQLRVAMKSLGSPILGDGLYGKNTEKIDRTYLHATQLEFDYLNDFISVTCLPSQGQFWIKPTVFEQIQVYLTKPFLSK, from the coding sequence ATGGAAATCGAGGTTGTTTATCAACATAGCGATTTTATTATTATCAACAAGTCTGAGGGTATTAGCGTTCATAAAGATCAAGAAGAGCAAGGCTTAACAGAACTTGTTGCAAAACAACTGAATGTGCCTAAAGTATGGTTGGTTCATCGCTTAGATAAAGTAACTTCAGGTTTGTTAATTCTGGCGTTAAATGCTGAAAGTGCGGCTGAATTTTCACGACTTTTTTCTGAACATAAAATACATAAAACGTATCTGGCATTAAGTAACCAAAAGCCTAAAAAGAAACAAGGTTTGATTATCGGGGATATGAAGAAATCCCGAGAGGGTGCATGGAAACTTTGTCAAACCAAAGAAAATCCAGCAATTACACGTTTTGCAAGTGTAAGCTGTGAACCTAATTTACGTTTATTTATTTTAAAACCACAAACGGGGAAAACGCATCAATTACGTGTTGCGATGAAAAGTTTAGGTAGCCCGATTTTAGGCGATGGGCTTTATGGTAAAAACACAGAAAAAATTGACCGCACTTATTTGCACGCTACTCAATTGGAATTTGATTATCTAAATGATTTTATTTCGGTCACTTGTTTACCTTCTCAAGGTCAATTTTGGATTAAGCCTACAGTATTTGAGCAAATTCAGGTTTATCTGACAAAGCCGTTTTTA